The Candidatus Binataceae bacterium genome has a window encoding:
- the cutA gene encoding divalent-cation tolerance protein CutA: MARRVNNVLVVLVTCANEEQGASIARSLVGERLAACVNLVGGIRSIYRWRDKLEDDRETLLLVKTRTQLLARVERRVRELHTYQVPEVVALPLSAGSKPYLDWLFEATAARGRSKARKP; the protein is encoded by the coding sequence ATGGCGCGGCGAGTGAACAACGTGCTGGTGGTGCTGGTGACGTGCGCGAACGAAGAGCAAGGCGCGTCGATTGCGCGTTCACTGGTTGGTGAGCGCCTGGCAGCTTGCGTCAACCTGGTCGGTGGCATTCGCTCCATCTATCGGTGGCGCGACAAGCTCGAAGATGATCGGGAGACTCTTCTGCTGGTCAAGACGCGAACTCAGTTGCTGGCCCGGGTGGAACGGCGAGTGCGGGAACTGCACACCTACCAAGTTCCCGAGGTTGTGGCCCTGCCCCTGTCCGCAGGCTCCAAGCCATATTTGGATTGGCTGTTCGAGGCGACCGCGGCCCGCGGTCGCAGCAAGGCACGGAAACCATGA
- a CDS encoding glutaredoxin family protein has translation MIELTLYTRRDCELCREMEDQLEKELPRFVAELRRIEIDGDAALEASYGQEVPVLFVNGRKAFKFRCSTRDLRKRLSREVSR, from the coding sequence ATGATCGAACTTACCCTTTACACGCGCCGCGACTGCGAGTTGTGCCGCGAAATGGAAGACCAATTGGAAAAGGAACTACCGCGATTTGTCGCGGAACTCCGGCGCATCGAGATCGACGGCGACGCTGCTCTGGAAGCGAGCTACGGACAGGAAGTACCGGTGCTTTTTGTTAACGGTCGCAAGGCGTTCAAATTTCGATGCAGCACGCGCGATCTACGCAAACGTCTGTCCCGGGAGGTCTCTCGCTGA
- a CDS encoding Gfo/Idh/MocA family oxidoreductase: MAISGTGAIAERAHIPALQSVAGIQIVALQSRTAEKAQRVAARLWRSGATPPAIYTDFAQMLGRERPDAVGIFTPNYLHCDYALQAFARGAHVLCEKPMAPTAPAAHRMVDAATRASRVLMVTMQRRYGGFEAAVQRALRMGAIGTPNFIRARLSHGGPEGWAPGQGWFVDPKQAGGGAALDLGVHVVDLALWYLGEIAAVSGYTATISKPIDVDDTAVMLLRFRSGALGVIEASWASQPGLSGLEIYASAGRVIMGYPRNELSVVRADGTAVPGYSREELAAQFDAHDPLAPFRALAQNFADAIDGRAVPTPNGLDGLRAVEVIDACYRSSRSGRHIDLPLEGT, translated from the coding sequence ATGGCTATTTCCGGCACCGGCGCGATCGCCGAACGCGCGCATATTCCTGCGTTGCAGAGCGTCGCCGGCATCCAGATTGTGGCCTTGCAAAGCCGGACTGCGGAGAAAGCACAACGGGTCGCAGCACGCCTGTGGCGCAGCGGGGCGACCCCTCCGGCGATCTACACGGACTTCGCGCAAATGCTAGGGCGCGAACGGCCCGATGCGGTAGGTATCTTCACCCCAAACTACCTGCACTGTGATTACGCCCTGCAGGCCTTCGCCCGCGGCGCCCACGTGCTGTGCGAGAAGCCAATGGCGCCTACCGCCCCCGCCGCGCACCGCATGGTCGATGCCGCCACACGCGCGAGCCGGGTTCTGATGGTCACGATGCAGCGGCGCTACGGCGGATTCGAAGCGGCCGTGCAACGCGCCCTGCGCATGGGCGCGATCGGAACACCCAACTTTATTCGGGCACGGCTGTCACATGGCGGCCCTGAAGGCTGGGCTCCAGGCCAGGGATGGTTCGTAGATCCAAAACAGGCGGGGGGTGGCGCCGCTCTGGACCTTGGGGTTCACGTGGTGGACCTCGCGCTCTGGTACCTGGGTGAAATAGCGGCGGTAAGTGGATACACCGCAACGATAAGCAAGCCGATCGATGTCGACGACACGGCGGTAATGCTGCTGCGCTTCCGCAGCGGCGCACTCGGGGTAATCGAGGCGAGCTGGGCAAGCCAGCCCGGTCTTTCCGGACTTGAGATCTACGCAAGCGCGGGGCGGGTGATAATGGGTTACCCGCGCAACGAGCTTTCCGTAGTTCGCGCTGACGGAACCGCGGTGCCCGGTTACTCTCGCGAGGAGCTCGCTGCGCAATTCGATGCGCACGACCCGCTGGCGCCGTTTCGCGCGCTCGCGCAAAATTTCGCCGATGCGATCGACGGCCGCGCTGTACCCACCCCCAACGGGCTCGACGGGCTTCGGGCGGTTGAAGTGATCGATGCGTGTTATCGGTCGTCGCGGAGCGGACG
- a CDS encoding TIGR04282 family arsenosugar biosynthesis glycosyltransferase — MTRRPALIVFCREPLAGRTKTRLLSHLPPQDAAALADAFIVDTLAKAAKMRPARLVIAGTSESCVAESPYFRMLKRRFDAELLDQGRGSLGARMARVLGSVARDRGALLVGTDLPSLPHAALSRLYALLQRHPLVLGPSLDGGYYAVGVRGEVPPIFTGIRWGSARVFTETVKRIKFAKRRLAIGPVWHDVDRWPDLVLLCGYLRSFEASASRPRYHPCPATARVLKRLGLLPRRR, encoded by the coding sequence GTGACCCGGCGCCCGGCGCTGATCGTCTTCTGCCGTGAGCCACTTGCGGGCCGGACCAAAACGCGTTTGCTCTCCCATCTTCCACCGCAGGATGCAGCCGCGCTGGCCGATGCATTCATAGTCGACACGCTCGCGAAGGCTGCGAAAATGCGGCCCGCGCGACTGGTGATCGCGGGGACCTCGGAGTCTTGCGTCGCTGAGTCTCCATATTTTCGCATGCTCAAGCGCCGGTTTGATGCTGAGCTGCTAGATCAGGGAAGGGGCTCGCTCGGAGCAAGGATGGCGCGCGTGCTCGGATCCGTCGCGCGCGACCGCGGAGCCTTGCTCGTCGGTACGGACCTGCCGTCGTTGCCGCATGCGGCCCTGTCGCGGCTGTATGCGCTGCTGCAACGGCATCCGCTGGTCCTGGGGCCGTCGCTAGACGGAGGCTACTACGCGGTCGGAGTGCGCGGCGAAGTGCCGCCGATCTTCACGGGTATCCGGTGGGGCTCCGCGCGCGTATTTACCGAGACCGTCAAGCGTATCAAATTCGCAAAGCGGCGACTGGCGATCGGTCCGGTCTGGCACGATGTCGACCGCTGGCCTGATCTAGTACTCCTGTGCGGATATCTTCGGAGTTTTGAGGCAAGTGCAAGCCGTCCCCGCTATCATCCCTGTCCCGCGACCGCCCGCGTTCTGAAGCGTCTTGGACTGCTACCCCGGCGCCGGTAG